A window from Chroicocephalus ridibundus chromosome 11, bChrRid1.1, whole genome shotgun sequence encodes these proteins:
- the PPP2CA gene encoding serine/threonine-protein phosphatase 2A catalytic subunit alpha isoform: MEEKVFTKELDQWVEQLNECKQLSEGQVKSLCEKAKEILTKESNVQEVRCPVTVCGDVHGQFHDLMELFRIGGKSPDTNYLFMGDYVDRGYYSVETVTLLVALKVRYRERITILRGNHESRQITQVYGFYDECLRKYGNANVWKYFTDLFDYLPLTALVDGQIFCLHGGLSPSIDTLDHIRALDRLQEVPHEGPMCDLLWSDPDDRGGWGISPRGAGYTFGQDISETFNHANGLTLVSRAHQLVMEGYNWCHDRNVVTIFSAPNYCYRCGNQAAIMELDDTLKYSFLQFDPAPRRGEPHVTRRTPDYFL, from the exons ATGGAGGAGAAGGTCTTCACCAAGGAGCTCGACCAGTGGGTGGAGCAGCTCAACGAGTGCAAGCAGCTCTCTGAGGGGCAGGTGAAGAGCCTCTGCGAGAAG GCTAAAGAAATTTTGACGAAAGAATCTAATGTACAAGAAGTGCGATGTCCAGTCACAGTCTGTGGAGATGTCCACGGACAATTTCATGACCTCATGGAACTTTTCAGAATTGGAGGCAAATCACCAGACACGAACTATTTGTTTATGGGGGACTATGTTGACAGAGGCTATTATTCAGTCGAAACAGTCACATTGCTTGTAGCTCTTAAG GTCCGTTACCGTGAACGTATCACAATTCTTCGAGGGAACCACGAAAGCAGGCAAATCACACAAGTATATGGTTTCTATGATGAATGTTTAAGAAAATACGGAAATGCAAATGTTTGGAAATACTTTACAGACCTTTTTGATTACCTGCCTCTAACTGCCTTGGTGGATGGCCAG ATTTTCTGTCTACACGGTGGCCTCTCCCCATCGATAGATACACTGGATCACATTAGAGCACTTGATCGTTTGCAGGAAGTTCCCCATGag GGTCCAATGTGTGACTTGCTATGGTCAGATCCAGATGATCGTGGTGGCTGGGGAATTTCTCCTCGAGGTGCAGGTTATACATTTGGACAGGATATTTCAGAAACCTTTAACCATGCTAATGGCCTTACGTTGGTTTCAAGAGCTCATCAGTTGGTAATGGAG gggTACAACTGGTGCCATGATCGGAATGTAGTAACAATTTTCAGTGCTCCAAACTATTGTTACCGTTGTGGAAACCAGGCTGCAATTATGGAACTTGATGATACTCTAAAATACTCCTT TTTGCAGTTCGATCCAGCACCACGTAGAGGTGAACCGCATGTTACTCGTCGCACCCCAGACTACTTCCTGTAA